A region of Lacinutrix sp. Hel_I_90 DNA encodes the following proteins:
- a CDS encoding DUF3857 domain-containing protein has translation MKEELTKDANAVVRLNETEIDILSYDKMIVKKHRVVTVLNKEGERYIDASIRYDKSVNIKKLEAVVYNLLGDEIKKFRKKDFEDVSVYDGFSIFTDDRIKHINYTATQYPYTVAYFEETIQSTTAFIQQWYPLEGYYVSTEGSSIKVNNESGITLVSKASGFEGFNISKHSEFYYSAENIPAIRYEAYAPSFTSFAPHLKFALQEFDMKGVKGTNTSWKNFGKWVGESLISDTQELPEAVIEEVKRLTVDAKTDYEKAKIVYEFMQNKTRYISVQVGIGGWKPMLAGDVDRLGYGDCKALSNYTKSLLKAVGLESYYTLIYGGRDIQNIDKDFSSQQGNHAILAVPIQGDLIFLECTSQTDPFGYIANFTDDRDVLIVKPEGGEIVHTRAYETKDNLQTTKAFVSFDESGNFKAKISIVSKGTQYAYHSSRIENETEKSRKLYYKNYLDNINNLSIESMDFENDKNEIVFKESINLSATKYGAKAGTRLLLKPNMFNRKTSVPPRYPNRNLNVEIDRGYTDVDEYELTLSSNLKIEALQDNVSINNKFGEYTVTFEKLSEQTFIYKRKLIINKGNYSKEDYKAFRDFNSQIVKNDNSKLVLKQL, from the coding sequence TTGAAAGAGGAACTTACTAAAGATGCAAATGCTGTAGTAAGGCTAAATGAAACTGAAATTGATATTTTGTCATACGATAAAATGATTGTCAAAAAGCATAGAGTAGTGACGGTGCTTAATAAAGAAGGAGAACGTTATATTGATGCAAGTATTAGGTATGACAAATCGGTTAATATTAAAAAGCTTGAAGCAGTTGTCTATAATCTTTTAGGAGATGAAATTAAAAAGTTCAGAAAAAAAGATTTTGAAGACGTTAGTGTTTATGATGGCTTCTCGATATTTACTGACGACAGAATTAAACACATAAATTACACCGCTACGCAATATCCTTATACTGTTGCGTATTTTGAAGAAACTATTCAGTCTACTACAGCATTTATTCAACAATGGTATCCTTTAGAAGGCTATTATGTAAGTACAGAAGGGTCTAGTATTAAGGTTAATAATGAATCGGGTATTACACTAGTATCTAAAGCTTCAGGATTTGAAGGATTCAATATTTCTAAACATTCTGAATTTTATTATTCGGCAGAAAATATTCCAGCTATTAGATACGAAGCCTACGCACCATCCTTTACTTCTTTTGCACCTCATCTAAAGTTTGCCTTACAAGAGTTCGATATGAAAGGTGTAAAAGGGACTAATACAAGTTGGAAGAATTTTGGAAAGTGGGTAGGAGAAAGCCTAATTAGTGATACACAAGAGTTACCTGAGGCAGTTATTGAAGAAGTTAAAAGACTAACGGTAGACGCCAAAACGGATTATGAAAAGGCTAAAATTGTTTATGAGTTTATGCAAAATAAAACACGCTATATCAGTGTTCAGGTTGGCATTGGTGGATGGAAACCCATGTTGGCAGGAGATGTAGATAGGTTGGGGTATGGAGATTGTAAGGCGTTGTCTAATTATACAAAATCATTGCTCAAAGCAGTTGGTTTAGAATCCTATTATACTTTGATTTATGGCGGTCGTGATATTCAAAATATTGACAAGGATTTTTCTTCTCAGCAAGGCAATCATGCTATTTTAGCGGTTCCTATTCAAGGCGACTTGATTTTTTTAGAATGCACTAGTCAAACCGATCCATTCGGATACATAGCTAACTTTACAGATGATAGAGATGTGTTAATTGTTAAGCCTGAAGGCGGAGAGATTGTGCATACAAGAGCTTATGAAACCAAGGATAATTTGCAAACGACAAAAGCATTCGTGTCTTTTGATGAAAGCGGGAATTTTAAAGCCAAGATTAGTATTGTATCAAAAGGGACTCAGTATGCTTATCACAGCTCTCGAATTGAAAACGAAACAGAAAAAAGTCGAAAGCTTTATTATAAAAATTATTTAGATAACATAAATAATTTAAGCATAGAATCTATGGATTTTGAAAATGATAAAAATGAAATTGTTTTTAAAGAAAGTATCAATTTGTCAGCTACTAAATATGGTGCAAAAGCAGGAACAAGATTGTTGTTGAAACCAAATATGTTCAATAGAAAAACAAGCGTGCCTCCTAGATATCCTAATCGAAATTTAAATGTTGAAATAGATAGAGGATATACAGATGTTGATGAGTATGAACTTACCTTATCTAGTAATCTAAAAATAGAAGCCTTACAAGATAATGTTTCAATCAATAATAAATTTGGAGAATACACGGTCACTTTCGAAAAACTTTCAGAGCAGACTTTTATATACAAGAGAAAGCTAATTATCAATAAAGGAAATTATTCAAAAGAAGATTACAAGGCTTTTAGAGATTTTAATTCTCAAATCGTCAAAAATGATAATTCTAAATTAGTATTAAAACAATTATAA
- a CDS encoding metal-dependent hydrolase has product MASLFGHGLLGYTLSKIADNKSNRLLVLLAIGSAILPDIDVLAFNFSIPYSHPFGHRGFTHSIVFALLWAGVLALTVDKSRKPLFFVTLFFATVSHGILDALTTGGRGVGFFIPFNMERFFFPFRPIKVSPIGMSKFFSNWGFQVIISELKYIAIPCVLVLVFLYLLKRKQ; this is encoded by the coding sequence ATGGCATCACTCTTCGGTCATGGTTTATTGGGTTATACACTTTCTAAAATTGCAGACAATAAATCTAATAGGTTATTAGTACTTCTTGCAATAGGTTCAGCCATTTTGCCAGATATCGATGTCTTGGCTTTTAATTTTAGTATTCCCTATTCGCATCCCTTTGGTCATCGTGGATTTACACATTCCATTGTGTTTGCATTACTTTGGGCAGGAGTGTTGGCTTTAACTGTTGATAAAAGCAGAAAACCCTTGTTTTTTGTAACCCTCTTTTTTGCAACCGTATCGCACGGTATTCTTGATGCTTTAACGACTGGTGGTCGGGGTGTTGGTTTTTTTATTCCCTTTAATATGGAGCGTTTCTTTTTCCCGTTCAGACCAATAAAAGTGTCACCAATTGGTATGAGTAAATTTTTCTCTAATTGGGGATTTCAAGTGATTATTAGCGAATTAAAATATATTGCTATTCCATGCGTCTTGGTTTTAGTATTTTTGTATCTCTTAAAGCGAAAACAATGA
- the queA gene encoding tRNA preQ1(34) S-adenosylmethionine ribosyltransferase-isomerase QueA, translated as MKLSHFNFELPEELLAEYPAENRDESRLMVLNRKEQTIEHKMFKDIIDYFDEKDVMILNDTKVFPARLYGNKEKTGARIEVFLLRELNEEQRLWDVLVDPARKIRIGNKLYFGDDETLVAEVIDNTTSRGRTLRFLYDGSYKEFRTKLTQLGETPLPKYIKRGVEAEDEERYQTIFAENEGAVAAPTAGLHFSKHLLKRLEIKGVDFAKVTLHVGLGTFNPVEVEDLSKHKMDSEEVTIKPKAVEQINTALKERRRICAVGTTAMRAVESAVSSSHTLNEIDGWTNKFIFPPYDFSIANAMITNFHTPKSTLLMMASAFAGHDFIKRAYEEAVKEKYKFYSYGDAMLII; from the coding sequence ATGAAATTATCGCACTTCAACTTTGAATTGCCTGAGGAATTATTGGCAGAGTATCCAGCCGAAAATAGAGATGAGTCTCGATTAATGGTTTTAAACCGTAAAGAGCAAACCATCGAGCACAAAATGTTTAAAGACATCATTGATTATTTTGATGAGAAAGATGTAATGATTCTTAATGATACAAAGGTTTTTCCTGCGCGTCTTTATGGTAATAAAGAAAAAACAGGAGCAAGAATCGAAGTGTTTTTATTACGTGAGTTAAACGAAGAACAACGTCTTTGGGATGTTTTAGTAGATCCTGCTCGTAAAATAAGAATAGGAAATAAGCTTTATTTTGGTGATGATGAAACATTAGTCGCTGAGGTTATAGACAATACAACATCGCGTGGTAGAACATTACGTTTTCTATACGATGGTTCTTATAAAGAATTTCGCACGAAATTAACGCAACTCGGTGAAACCCCATTGCCAAAGTATATTAAACGAGGCGTAGAAGCAGAAGATGAAGAACGTTATCAAACTATTTTTGCTGAAAATGAAGGAGCAGTAGCAGCCCCAACTGCGGGCTTACATTTTTCTAAACACCTATTAAAGCGTTTAGAAATAAAAGGTGTTGATTTCGCAAAGGTAACACTACATGTTGGTTTAGGGACTTTTAATCCAGTAGAAGTAGAAGATTTATCTAAACATAAAATGGATAGTGAAGAGGTTACTATTAAACCAAAAGCAGTCGAGCAAATTAACACAGCTTTAAAAGAAAGACGTCGTATTTGTGCCGTAGGTACTACTGCTATGCGTGCTGTAGAAAGCGCAGTGTCTTCTAGTCATACACTTAATGAAATTGATGGTTGGACCAACAAATTCATTTTCCCACCGTACGACTTTAGTATTGCAAACGCGATGATTACTAACTTTCATACGCCAAAATCAACATTATTAATGATGGCTTCAGCATTTGCTGGACACGATTTTATTAAGCGTGCCTACGAAGAAGCAGTAAAAGAAAAGTATAAGTTTTACAGTTATGGAGATGCGATGTTAATTATATAA
- a CDS encoding bifunctional 3-deoxy-7-phosphoheptulonate synthase/chorismate mutase type II, with amino-acid sequence MENKKEMRNWLDAMNLEHPLVIAGPCSAETEEQVLRIAHELKETDVSYFRAGIWKPRTRPGMFEGVGALGLNWLKKVKAETGMKTCTEVANAAHVKLAIENDVDLLWIGARSTVSPFIMQELADALAGTDKIVLVKNPVNPDLALWLGGIERLYTAGIKNLGAIHRGFSTYEKTKYRNIPEWQIAIEFQNRFPDLPLINDPSHITGKRDMVFDVSQTALDLNFDGLMVETHFDPDNAWSDAAQQVTPTALIQMMKDLKIRKESDPEAEYNSELANLRAQIDVVDNQVIELLGKRMKVADGIGELKKEKNVAVLQSKRWNEILGKMVLEGETKGLSEEFILKLFKAIHQESINHQEKVIKG; translated from the coding sequence ATGGAAAATAAAAAAGAAATGAGAAACTGGTTGGATGCTATGAATTTGGAGCATCCATTAGTCATCGCTGGACCTTGTAGTGCAGAGACAGAAGAGCAAGTGTTGCGAATAGCACATGAACTAAAAGAAACAGATGTAAGCTACTTTAGAGCTGGGATTTGGAAACCTAGAACACGACCAGGAATGTTTGAAGGCGTTGGCGCTTTAGGCTTAAATTGGTTGAAGAAAGTAAAAGCCGAAACAGGAATGAAAACCTGTACAGAGGTGGCGAATGCAGCCCATGTAAAGCTAGCGATAGAAAATGATGTCGATTTACTTTGGATTGGAGCACGCTCAACAGTAAGCCCTTTTATCATGCAGGAATTAGCTGATGCTTTAGCTGGAACAGATAAGATAGTTCTGGTTAAAAATCCAGTAAACCCAGATTTAGCCTTATGGTTAGGGGGTATAGAAAGATTATATACTGCGGGTATTAAAAACTTAGGGGCGATACATAGAGGGTTTTCAACCTATGAGAAAACAAAATATAGAAATATTCCAGAATGGCAAATAGCTATCGAATTTCAAAATAGATTTCCAGATTTACCGTTAATTAATGATCCGTCACACATCACAGGAAAGCGTGATATGGTATTTGATGTCTCTCAAACGGCCTTAGATCTTAATTTTGACGGATTAATGGTAGAAACACATTTTGATCCGGATAATGCCTGGAGTGATGCCGCTCAACAAGTAACGCCTACTGCTTTGATTCAAATGATGAAGGATTTAAAAATTAGAAAAGAAAGTGATCCTGAAGCAGAATATAATAGTGAGCTAGCTAACTTAAGAGCCCAAATAGACGTTGTAGATAATCAAGTGATTGAATTATTAGGCAAGCGTATGAAAGTTGCAGATGGTATTGGAGAACTTAAAAAGGAGAAAAATGTTGCCGTTTTACAAAGCAAACGTTGGAATGAGATTTTAGGTAAAATGGTGTTAGAAGGAGAAACCAAAGGCTTAAGTGAAGAGTTTATTTTAAAATTATTTAAAGCCATTCACCAGGAATCTATTAATCATCAGGAAAAAGTAATAAAAGGGTAG
- the rsgA gene encoding ribosome small subunit-dependent GTPase A — MTGLVYKSTGSWYTVKNQLGTTYECRIKGKFRLQGIKSTNPIAVGDYVDFELDTKSDQETGVISNIHDRKNYIVRKSVNLSKQTHIIASNIDQVFLLVTIDNPPTFTSFIDRFLVTAEAYAIKAVLLFNKMDTYNEDTILEVKYLAHVYREIGYECIEISAKTGQNIEKVKALMEGKVSMFTGHSGVGKSTLVNAIEPTLDLKTKAISTQHMQGQHTTTFAEMFDLSFNAKIIDTPGIKGFGVVDMEKEEISDYFPEFFKLKQDCKFNNCLHIEEPKCAVKEALEKDEISASRYRSYVQIIEGDDQHYRTDIWNQE; from the coding sequence ATGACAGGACTAGTATATAAATCTACAGGAAGTTGGTACACGGTTAAAAACCAATTAGGAACCACTTATGAATGCCGTATCAAAGGAAAATTCCGTTTGCAGGGTATAAAAAGCACTAATCCCATTGCGGTTGGAGATTATGTAGATTTTGAATTAGACACAAAGAGTGATCAAGAAACTGGTGTTATTTCTAATATTCATGATCGCAAAAATTATATTGTTCGTAAATCGGTAAACCTGTCTAAGCAAACCCATATTATAGCCTCCAATATCGATCAGGTTTTTTTATTGGTAACTATAGATAATCCCCCAACATTTACCAGTTTCATAGACCGCTTTTTAGTCACAGCAGAGGCTTATGCTATAAAAGCCGTTTTATTGTTTAATAAAATGGATACCTATAATGAAGACACCATTTTAGAAGTAAAATATTTAGCACACGTGTATCGGGAAATAGGCTATGAGTGTATTGAGATCTCAGCTAAAACAGGACAGAATATTGAAAAGGTGAAAGCGCTAATGGAGGGCAAGGTAAGCATGTTTACGGGGCATTCGGGAGTTGGAAAATCGACTCTAGTTAATGCTATAGAACCTACCTTGGACTTAAAAACAAAAGCCATTTCAACGCAACACATGCAAGGGCAGCATACCACGACTTTTGCTGAAATGTTTGATTTAAGCTTCAATGCAAAAATTATAGATACACCAGGTATTAAAGGGTTTGGTGTTGTAGATATGGAAAAGGAAGAAATAAGTGATTACTTTCCAGAATTTTTTAAGTTAAAACAAGACTGTAAATTCAATAATTGCTTGCATATCGAAGAACCTAAATGTGCCGTAAAAGAAGCTTTAGAAAAGGATGAAATTTCGGCGTCACGTTACAGAAGTTATGTGCAAATTATAGAAGGAGACGACCAGCACTATAGAACAGATATCTGGAATCAGGAATAG
- the dtd gene encoding D-aminoacyl-tRNA deacylase translates to MKVVIQRVLKASVTIEDDKVASIENGLLVLLGIVSEDTQEDVNWLVNKITNLRIFSDQNGIMNQSLIETNGDLIVVSQFTLHASTKKGNRPSYSKAAKPETAITLYDAFIKASEAVLNKPVQTGQFGADMKVELLNDGPVTIIVDSKDRV, encoded by the coding sequence ATGAAAGTAGTCATTCAAAGAGTGTTAAAAGCAAGCGTTACTATTGAAGACGATAAAGTAGCTTCAATTGAAAATGGTTTGCTTGTTTTATTAGGAATTGTTTCTGAGGATACACAAGAAGATGTTAACTGGCTCGTTAATAAAATCACTAATCTTCGTATTTTTTCTGACCAAAATGGCATCATGAATCAATCGCTTATAGAAACTAATGGTGACCTCATTGTTGTGAGCCAATTTACTTTGCATGCCAGCACTAAAAAAGGGAATAGGCCTAGTTACAGTAAAGCGGCAAAACCAGAAACGGCTATTACGCTTTATGACGCATTTATTAAAGCTTCTGAAGCTGTTTTAAATAAACCAGTTCAAACGGGACAGTTTGGAGCAGATATGAAAGTAGAATTATTAAATGATGGACCCGTTACTATTATTGTAGATTCTAAAGACAGGGTTTAG
- the rlmN gene encoding 23S rRNA (adenine(2503)-C(2))-methyltransferase RlmN, whose amino-acid sequence MDVKKKDIRALTKEQLRDFFIKEGDEAFRGNQVYEWLWSKSAYSFEDMTNISKETRQMLEDNFVINHIKVDTMQRSSDGTVKNAVRLHDGLIVESVLIPTPTRTTACVSSQVGCSLDCSFCATSRLKRMRNLNPDEIYDQVVAIDNESRLYFNRPLSNIVFMGMGEPLMNYNNVIKAIDKITSPEGLGMSPKRIVVSTSGVPKMIKKMADDEVKFNLAVSLHSAIDEVRTSIMPFNETFPLKDLQEALEYWYEKTKKAITYEYIVWKGINDSLKDIEALVKFCKYVPCKVNIIEYNPIDDGAFQQASNQAIEDYIRVLERNNIVVNVRRSRGKDIDAACGQLANKS is encoded by the coding sequence ATGGACGTTAAGAAAAAAGACATAAGAGCATTAACCAAAGAGCAACTACGCGATTTCTTCATTAAAGAAGGCGATGAAGCCTTTCGTGGTAATCAGGTTTACGAATGGTTATGGAGTAAAAGCGCGTATTCATTTGAGGATATGACTAATATCTCTAAAGAAACGCGACAAATGTTGGAAGACAATTTTGTGATTAATCACATTAAAGTTGATACAATGCAACGCAGTAGCGATGGAACGGTTAAGAATGCCGTACGATTGCATGATGGCTTAATTGTGGAATCTGTTCTAATTCCAACACCAACACGAACAACAGCTTGTGTTTCTAGCCAAGTTGGTTGCAGTTTAGACTGCTCATTTTGTGCAACATCACGTTTAAAACGGATGCGAAACTTAAATCCAGATGAGATTTATGATCAGGTAGTCGCCATAGATAACGAAAGTAGACTTTATTTTAATAGGCCATTAAGTAATATCGTATTTATGGGCATGGGGGAACCACTCATGAACTATAATAATGTGATAAAAGCCATAGATAAAATCACCTCGCCAGAAGGTCTAGGCATGTCACCAAAGCGGATTGTGGTCTCAACTTCGGGTGTGCCAAAGATGATTAAAAAAATGGCAGATGATGAGGTGAAATTTAACTTAGCAGTTTCTTTACACTCAGCAATAGATGAAGTGAGAACCTCTATTATGCCATTTAATGAAACCTTTCCGCTTAAAGATTTACAAGAAGCATTAGAATATTGGTATGAGAAAACAAAAAAGGCCATTACCTACGAGTATATAGTTTGGAAAGGTATAAATGATAGCCTTAAAGATATAGAGGCCTTAGTGAAGTTTTGTAAGTACGTACCATGTAAAGTGAATATTATAGAGTATAATCCTATTGATGATGGCGCATTTCAACAAGCATCAAATCAGGCGATAGAGGATTATATTCGTGTTTTAGAACGTAATAATATTGTGGTTAATGTACGCAGAAGTCGTGGTAAAGATATTGATGCAGCCTGTGGGCAATTGGCAAATAAAAGTTAA
- a CDS encoding nucleotide pyrophosphohydrolase, producing the protein MNIKNAQQDVDDWIKTHGVRYFNELTNMAQLTEEVGEVARIIARRYGEQSEKESDKNKDLGEELADVMFVVLCLANQTGVDLQEAFDKKLDFKTKRDHDRHHNNEKLK; encoded by the coding sequence ATGAATATAAAAAATGCACAACAAGACGTTGATGATTGGATAAAAACACATGGTGTTCGTTATTTTAATGAGCTCACTAATATGGCACAACTAACAGAAGAGGTTGGGGAAGTCGCCAGAATTATTGCCAGACGCTATGGCGAACAAAGTGAAAAAGAAAGTGATAAAAACAAAGACCTTGGTGAAGAATTAGCAGACGTTATGTTTGTCGTTTTATGCTTAGCAAACCAAACAGGCGTGGATTTACAAGAGGCGTTTGATAAGAAATTAGACTTCAAAACTAAGCGCGATCACGACAGACACCATAATAACGAAAAACTCAAATAG
- a CDS encoding DUF3857 domain-containing protein: MKEKILILLLCFVTGISAQNIKFGKVSKEELEEQFYEEDSTANAVVLYREYSTHYPFRQGEGFIRTTEVFERIKIYNNNGFNWATVENKLYNQNGETEEHIQGLKAYTYNLENNKIKDFKLKKDGVFEVETNKYWKEHKFILPNVKAGSVIEYTYRIESPFMTIDDIDLQYDIPVKKQTIKLKIPDRFTFNKILNPKAIYQPKFTETTVNRKLEFTNSQVSISSGGSGFQTGTNKKQTYKDILERITITEDTNIPALKNEAYVDNINNYRAKITFEFANAVGQNGDVQFFNNTWEDIVSRIFKSSNFGGQLDKKNYFKNDVDALLLGVEDSKIKLNKLFNFVKSKVKWNNFIGYYSESGVKEAYKTGAGNIADINLMLVSMLRYAGLNANPVLVSTRDHGVPIIATSKGFNYVIARVSIDGEEILLDASDPFAGLNILPKRALNWQGRVVNEQGASDWVSLKPSTISSKKIQLNINIQNDFSIKGKLREILSNHLALNYREKYAKSTTETIISELEKDKGDLIIEGLDVKNSKDVAKPIVLTYDFITENAIEAIGDKLYFSPLLFLNSESNPFIQEERIYPIDFIYPQASKYRISINLPEGYEIESLPENAKFLLNGSEGEFTYIIKGNVNSIQLIVDFNLNKTIISPMEYNQFKAFFALSFEKQSEQIVLAKKQ; this comes from the coding sequence ATGAAAGAAAAAATCTTAATATTACTATTGTGCTTTGTTACGGGCATTAGCGCTCAAAATATCAAGTTTGGTAAAGTTAGTAAAGAGGAGCTTGAAGAGCAATTTTACGAAGAAGATAGTACTGCAAATGCAGTGGTGCTATATAGGGAATATTCAACACATTACCCATTTAGACAGGGTGAGGGTTTTATTAGGACAACAGAAGTTTTTGAGCGCATAAAAATCTACAATAATAATGGCTTTAACTGGGCTACCGTTGAGAATAAATTATATAATCAAAACGGAGAGACAGAGGAACACATTCAGGGTTTAAAGGCTTACACTTATAATTTAGAGAATAACAAAATTAAAGATTTTAAGTTAAAAAAGGATGGGGTTTTTGAGGTTGAAACGAATAAATATTGGAAAGAACATAAGTTTATTCTACCTAATGTTAAGGCAGGCTCGGTAATAGAATACACTTATAGAATAGAATCTCCTTTTATGACAATTGATGATATAGATTTGCAATATGATATTCCTGTAAAAAAACAAACGATCAAATTAAAAATTCCAGATCGTTTTACCTTTAATAAAATATTAAACCCAAAAGCCATTTATCAACCAAAATTCACAGAGACTACTGTAAACAGAAAACTGGAATTTACAAATAGTCAAGTTAGTATTAGTAGTGGTGGTAGTGGTTTCCAGACGGGAACAAATAAGAAACAAACCTATAAAGATATTTTAGAAAGGATTACAATAACTGAGGATACTAATATACCAGCATTGAAAAACGAAGCCTATGTAGATAATATAAATAATTACAGAGCTAAAATAACTTTTGAATTTGCTAATGCAGTTGGGCAAAATGGAGATGTACAATTTTTCAATAACACTTGGGAAGATATTGTATCTCGTATTTTTAAAAGCTCAAATTTTGGAGGACAGTTGGATAAAAAGAATTATTTTAAAAATGATGTAGATGCATTGTTACTAGGGGTAGAAGATTCAAAGATCAAGCTTAATAAGCTATTCAATTTTGTGAAATCAAAAGTTAAATGGAATAATTTTATTGGTTACTATTCAGAATCAGGTGTAAAGGAAGCCTACAAAACAGGGGCAGGTAATATTGCAGATATAAATTTAATGTTAGTATCGATGTTAAGATATGCCGGCTTAAATGCAAACCCAGTTTTAGTGAGTACTAGAGATCATGGTGTTCCCATCATTGCAACTTCTAAAGGGTTTAATTATGTTATTGCCCGTGTAAGTATTGATGGAGAAGAAATTCTTTTAGATGCCAGTGATCCATTTGCAGGATTAAACATATTACCTAAAAGAGCTCTAAATTGGCAAGGAAGAGTCGTTAATGAGCAAGGTGCTTCAGATTGGGTAAGTTTAAAACCTTCAACGATATCAAGTAAAAAAATACAATTGAATATTAATATTCAAAATGATTTTTCAATCAAAGGAAAACTAAGAGAAATTCTTTCTAATCATTTAGCATTAAACTATAGAGAAAAATATGCGAAGTCAACCACGGAAACTATCATTTCAGAATTAGAAAAAGATAAAGGAGATTTAATTATTGAAGGCCTAGATGTAAAGAATAGTAAAGATGTAGCGAAACCAATTGTATTAACATACGATTTCATTACAGAAAATGCTATAGAAGCAATTGGAGATAAATTATATTTTTCTCCGTTATTGTTTTTAAACTCAGAGTCTAATCCATTCATACAAGAAGAACGCATATATCCAATAGATTTTATATATCCTCAAGCATCAAAATACAGAATAAGTATTAATCTGCCAGAAGGATATGAAATTGAATCCTTGCCAGAGAATGCAAAATTTTTACTTAATGGGAGTGAAGGTGAGTTCACATATATAATAAAAGGGAATGTAAATTCGATACAATTAATAGTTGATTTCAACCTAAATAAGACAATAATTTCACCAATGGAGTACAATCAATTTAAAGCGTTTTTTGCGTTATCTTTTGAAAAGCAATCTGAGCAAATAGTTCTAGCCAAAAAACAGTAA
- the aroA gene encoding 3-phosphoshikimate 1-carboxyvinyltransferase, whose translation MNLHLKKATINQQSTIQITGSKSESNRLLLLQALFPEIGIENVSNSDDSQLMTKALASKSELIDIHHAGTAMRFLTAFFATQEGRTIELTGSKRMKERPIKILVDALNQLGAKISYKENDGFPPLIIEGTKLTKNEVALEANVSSQYISALLLIASTLENGLELTLKGKITSVPYINMTLSLLNEIGVETKFENNTISVIANSKKEIAKNQVTVESDWSSASYYYSIVALSDLGTSITLSAYKENSLQGDSALAKIYKAFGVETTFKNHSIILRKSKTINQDIKINFDLANAPDIAQTITVSAFGLGLECHLTGLHTLKIKETDRLEALKTEIEKLGGSVQITKDSLSLSASHKINKNIAIATYNDHRMAMAFAPLAIKVPLEIEDAGVVSKSYPTFWDDLKAIGFEFNA comes from the coding sequence ATGAATTTACATCTCAAAAAAGCAACAATAAACCAACAATCAACCATTCAAATTACGGGTTCAAAAAGCGAGTCTAACCGATTATTACTACTACAAGCACTTTTTCCTGAGATAGGAATAGAAAATGTTTCCAATAGTGATGATTCACAATTAATGACGAAAGCATTAGCGTCAAAAAGTGAGCTTATCGATATTCATCACGCCGGAACAGCCATGCGCTTTTTAACTGCTTTTTTTGCAACACAAGAGGGTAGAACAATAGAATTAACGGGTTCAAAACGCATGAAAGAGCGTCCCATAAAAATTTTGGTCGATGCTTTAAATCAGTTGGGAGCGAAAATAAGTTATAAGGAAAACGACGGTTTTCCGCCGCTAATTATTGAAGGAACGAAGCTAACAAAAAATGAAGTGGCATTAGAAGCTAATGTGAGTAGTCAATACATTTCAGCATTATTGCTAATCGCTTCAACATTAGAAAACGGGTTGGAGTTAACGCTGAAAGGAAAAATTACATCGGTACCCTACATAAACATGACTTTAAGTTTATTAAATGAGATTGGTGTAGAAACTAAATTTGAAAATAATACAATTTCTGTAATAGCGAACAGTAAAAAGGAAATAGCTAAAAACCAGGTAACAGTTGAGTCAGATTGGTCTTCAGCCTCTTATTATTATAGTATCGTAGCACTTTCAGACCTGGGAACAAGCATTACATTATCGGCTTATAAAGAAAACAGTTTACAAGGTGATTCGGCCTTAGCTAAGATTTATAAAGCTTTTGGAGTAGAGACCACTTTTAAAAATCACTCAATAATACTTCGTAAATCTAAGACCATTAATCAGGATATTAAAATCAATTTCGATTTAGCAAATGCACCAGATATCGCACAAACTATAACTGTTTCGGCTTTTGGTTTAGGCTTAGAATGCCACTTAACAGGCCTGCATACCTTAAAAATTAAAGAAACAGATCGGCTAGAAGCTCTAAAAACTGAAATTGAAAAATTAGGAGGTAGCGTTCAAATTACAAAGGACTCGCTTAGTCTTTCGGCTTCGCATAAGATAAATAAAAATATAGCTATTGCTACGTATAACGATCATAGAATGGCTATGGCCTTTGCGCCCTTAGCAATAAAAGTACCATTGGAAATTGAAGATGCAGGAGTGGTTTCAAAATCATATCCAACATTTTGGGACGATTTAAAAGCCATCGGTTTTGAGTTTAATGCCTAA